The following are encoded together in the Phaseolus vulgaris cultivar G19833 chromosome 9, P. vulgaris v2.0, whole genome shotgun sequence genome:
- the LOC137820787 gene encoding U-box domain-containing protein 38, with the protein MGGNGKHRWKISFHRSSSQSSKMDPKLPPKEFTCPISGSLMSDPVVVASGQTFERLAVQVCKDLNFSPKQEDGTRPDFSTVIPNLALRTTILNWCDKLNTQHPRPPDFASLQRHVTQAMAVSGEQNRQEEQQQRIRVSEKVLLDAVADNPPVIFSHAATELGPRANHFNSGSSEESVIIPHSPGTPLPFTIRPTCFSSSSSSCEIEIENPSAPVTEEEEGVLKKLKSSEVFEQEEGVIALRRMTRSKEESRSLLCTPRVLLALRGLIASRYGVVQVNAVASLVNLSLEKQNKVKIVRSGFVPFLIDVLKGGLDESQEHAAGALFSLALDDDNKMAIGVLGALQPLMHALRAESERTRHDSALALYHLSLVQSNRVKLVKLGAVPTLLSMVVAGNLASRVLLILCNLAVCTEGRTTMLDANAVECLVGLLRANELDSEATRENCVAALFALSHRSLRFKGLAKDARVVEVLKKVEQTGTERAREKARKVLHMLRTLGDGDDDEGDDFYDSAGLTRNRYRLGAARNHNIVNTTTF; encoded by the coding sequence ATGGGTGGCAATGGAAAGCACAGATGGAAAATCTCTTTCCACCGTTCCTCTTCCCAATCCTCAAAGATGGATCCTAAGCTCCCTCCCAAGGAATTTACGTGCCCCATTTCCGGCTCCTTAATGTCCGACCCGGTTGTCGTCGCTTCGGGCCAAACCTTCGAACGCCTCGCCGTTCAAGTCTGCAAGGACCTCAACTTCTCCCCCAAGCAAGAAGACGGGACTCGACCCGATTTCTCAACAGTAATCCCTAACTTAGCCCTCAGAACCACAATCCTCAACTGGTGCGACAAATTAAACACCCAACACCCGCGCCCACCCGATTTCGCCTCCCTCCAGCGCCACGTCACACAAGCAATGGCCGTTTCAGGGGAACAAAACCGACAGGAAGAACAACAACAACGAATTAGGGTTTCGGAAAAGGTGCTTCTCGACGCGGTCGCGGATAACCCCCCCGTCATTTTCTCCCACGCCGCCACTGAGTTAGGTCCCCGTGCCAACCACTTCAACTCGGGATCCTCCGAGGAATCGGTCATCATTCCGCACAGTCCGGGAACGCCGTTGCCGTTTACCATTCGTCCAACCTgcttctcctcctcctcctcctcgtgcGAGATCGAAATTGAAAACCCTAGCGCGCCGGTTacagaggaagaagaaggagtATTGAAGAAATTGAAGAGCAGCGAGGTGTTTGAGCAAGAAGAAGGCGTAATCGCGCTGAGGAGGATGACGAGGAGCAAAGAGGAGTCTAGGTCCTTGCTCTGCACGCCTCGGGTTCTGCTGGCGCTGCGCGGTTTGATCGCTTCGCGGTACGGCGTTGTTCAGGTAAACGCGGTGGCGTCGCTGGTCAACCTCTCGCTGGAGAAGCAGAACAAGGTGAAGATCGTGAGGTCAGGGTTTGTTCCGTTTTTAATCGATGTTTTGAAGGGGGGTTTGGATGAGTCACAGGAGCACGCTGCGGGCGCGCTTTTCAGTTTAGCCTTGGATGATGATAATAAAATGGCCATTGGCGTTCTGGGCGCGCTGCAACCGCTGATGCACGCGCTGCGTGCTGAGTCCGAGAGGACTCGTCATGACTCGGCGCTCGCGTTGTATCATCTGAGCCTTGTTCAGAGTAACCGGGTGAAGCTGGTGAAACTCGGGGCGGTTCCGACGCTTCTGTCCATGGTGGTGGCGGGGAATTTGGCGAGCCGGGTGCTGCTGATTCTGTGCAATCTGGCGGTGTGCACGGAGGGGCGCACGACAATGCTGGACGCGAACGCGGTAGAGTGTCTGGTGGGGCTATTGAGGGCGAACGAGTTGGACTCGGAGGCGACTCGGGAGAATTGCGTGGCGGCACTGTTCGCACTTAGCCATAGGAGCTTGAGGTTCAAAGGGTTGGCGAAGGACGCGAGGGTTGTGGAGGTTTTGAAGAAGGTTGAACAAACAGGAACGGAGAGGGCCAGGGAGAAGGCTAGGAAGGTATTGCACATGTTGAGAACTTTGGGCgatggagatgatgatgaaGGTGACGACTTTTACGACTCGGCCGGGTTGACGCGGAATCGTTACCGACTTGGTGCTGCCAGGAACCACAACATCGTCAACACGACCACGTTTTAG
- the LOC137821689 gene encoding GDSL esterase/lipase At1g28580-like has product MKSLILFSFIFACSFLRNVVSENNNFPYQAIINFGDSLSDTGNAVFHRPFPPNSPYGSTYFKHPAGRMSNGRLIIDFLATAYGVPLLPAYLNLSKGQNVKKGVNFAYSGTTALPKSFFDKRGIDIPPAAYSLATQLDWFHKLKPSLCKSKKECYNYLKNSLVLVGEIGGNDINAIVPNKNITEIREFVPHIIQTISRTASELIKEGAVHLVIPGNFPIGCNSWVLNTVKSDKEDDYDKFGCLKSYNAAIKYYHEHLRKAIETLRKKNPHVNITHFDYYGAAIRLFQAPEKYGFFSGKIKTFEACCGKGGSYNVNEVCGTGDAKACSDPSKHINWDGYHFTEAAYRLVAKGLIEGPFANPPLKPPPFKIPKE; this is encoded by the exons ATGAAGAGTTTGATTctctttagttttatttttgcTTGTAGTTTTCTTAGAAATGTTGTTTCAGAAAACAATAACTTTCCATATCAGGCTATTATAAATTTTGGTGATTCTTTAAGTGATACAGGAAATGCTGTATTTCATCGACCATTTCCACCTAATAGTCCTTATGGTTCAACATATTTTAAACATCCTGCAGGAAGAATGTCAAATGGAAGATTGATAATAGATTTTCTAG CTACGGCATATGGGGTACCCTTGTTGCCAGCATATCTGAATCTATCTAAAGGACAGAACGTGAAGAAAGGAGTAAATTTTGCATATTCTGGTACAACTGCACTTCCTAAAAGCTTTTTTGATAAAAGAGGAATTGATATACCACCAGCTGCTTATTCATTAGCCACTCAACTAGATTGGTTTCATAAACTCAAGCCCTCCCTTTGTAAAAGCAAAAAAG AATGttataattacttaaaaaattcaTTGGTTCTAGTTGGTGAGATTGGTGGGAATGACATTAATGCAATCGTcccaaataaaaatattacagaAATTCGAGAATTTGTTCCACATATTATTCAAACGATTTCTAGAACCGCTTCT GAACTAATTAAAGAAGGAGCAGTTCACCTAGTGATTCCAGGGAACTTTCCAATTGGGTGCAATTCTTGGGTTTTGAATACGGTGAAAAGTGATAAGGAAGATGATTATGACAAATTTGGGTGTTTGAAATCTTACAATGCTGCCATAAAGTACTATCATGAACACCTCAGAAAAGCCATAGAGACACTGAGAAAAAAAAACCCACATGTTAACATAACACATTTTGATTACTATGGTGCTGCCATACGTTTATTTCAAGCACCAGAAAAATACG GTTTTTTTTCTGGTAAAATCAAGACCTTTGAAGCATGTTGTGGAAAGGGTGGAAGTTATAATGTTAATGAAGTGTGTGGAACTGGTGACGCAAAAGCTTGTTCAGATCCTTCAAAACATATAAATTGGGATGGATATCATTTCACCGAAGCAGCATACAGGCTAGTAGCAAAAGGATTAATTGAGGGTCCTTTTGCTAATCCTCCTCTTAAACCTCCTCCTTTCAAGATTCCTAAGGAATGA